From Woronichinia naegeliana WA131, the proteins below share one genomic window:
- a CDS encoding IS1 family transposase, which produces MGFCEEQRWLWHAIAHKTGEILAYVLSGHKDEAFLRLKELLEPFGITQYYTDGWGAYERHIEPALHEVGKYNTQKIERKHLTLRTRIKRLARKTICFSKSIVMHDIVLGLFINRFEFGCLI; this is translated from the coding sequence GTGGGGTTTTGTGAAGAGCAAAGATGGTTATGGCACGCTATTGCTCATAAGACAGGTGAGATATTAGCTTATGTTTTGTCTGGTCACAAAGACGAAGCATTTCTAAGGCTAAAAGAGTTGTTAGAACCTTTTGGTATTACTCAATATTATACAGATGGATGGGGGGCTTACGAACGACATATTGAGCCAGCATTGCATGAGGTGGGTAAGTATAATACTCAAAAAATCGAACGAAAGCACTTGACATTGAGAACTCGAATAAAGAGATTAGCGAGAAAAACGATTTGTTTCTCCAAATCTATTGTGATGCACGATATTGTCCTTGGATTATTTATCAATCGCTTTGAATTTGGATGTCTTATTTAG
- a CDS encoding IS1-like element transposase, producing the protein MPEVKEKIAEMAMNGSGIRDTARVLRISPSTVISELKKKSLV; encoded by the coding sequence TTGCCAGAAGTAAAGGAAAAGATTGCCGAAATGGCAATGAATGGTAGTGGCATAAGGGATACAGCCCGTGTGCTGAGGATTAGTCCATCAACAGTGATTAGTGAACTAAAAAAAAAGAGTCTAGTTTAG
- the cimA gene encoding citramalate synthase produces the protein MNTPNPLWLYDTTLRDGAQREGISLSLEDKLKIARKLDQMGIPFIEGGWPGANPKDVQFFWKLREEPLSQAEVVAFCSTRRPHQLAAEDRMLQAILSAGTRWVTIFGKSWDLHVTEGLKTSLAENLAMISDTIAYLRCQGRRVIYDAEHWFDGYKNNPEYALKTLQSAKEAGAEWLVLCDTNGGTLPHEVQAVTRKVMQTLELNSQADNLPKLGIHAHNDGGTAVANSLAAILEGVKMVQGTINGYGERCGNADLCTLIPNLQIKLGYECIQSHQLTQLTATSRFVSEIVNLAPDDHAPFIGRSVFAHKGGIHVSAVQRNPLTYEHIQPEQIGNERRIVVSEQAGLSNILSKAKLYNIHLEKEDPACRQILEKLKKLEQEGYQFEAAEASFELLMREAMGERQAMFKIKGFQVHCDMLQNGGMPYSNALATIKLTVNDHEILEAAEGNGPVSALDSALRKALVKFYPQIADFHLTDYKVRILDSGSGTSAKTRVLVESSNGKERWTTVGVSGNILEASYQAVVEGIEYGLRLLTCSICV, from the coding sequence ATGAATACCCCCAATCCGCTCTGGCTTTACGACACAACTCTTCGGGATGGAGCACAGCGAGAAGGCATTTCACTCTCTTTAGAAGATAAACTCAAAATTGCGCGTAAGCTAGATCAAATGGGGATTCCTTTTATTGAAGGAGGCTGGCCCGGTGCCAATCCTAAGGATGTTCAGTTTTTCTGGAAATTACGAGAAGAACCTCTATCTCAAGCGGAAGTCGTTGCCTTTTGTTCAACCCGTCGTCCCCATCAATTAGCGGCAGAAGATCGAATGCTTCAGGCGATTTTATCTGCTGGAACTCGCTGGGTGACGATTTTCGGTAAATCCTGGGATCTGCACGTTACGGAAGGACTCAAAACTAGTCTAGCTGAAAATTTAGCCATGATTAGCGACACGATCGCCTATTTGCGCTGTCAAGGCCGTCGAGTCATTTATGATGCTGAACATTGGTTTGATGGTTATAAAAATAATCCTGAATATGCCCTCAAAACCCTTCAAAGCGCGAAGGAAGCCGGAGCAGAATGGTTAGTTCTCTGTGATACCAATGGTGGAACCCTGCCCCACGAAGTTCAAGCCGTTACGCGGAAAGTGATGCAAACCTTAGAACTGAATTCCCAAGCTGACAACCTGCCAAAATTAGGAATTCATGCCCACAATGACGGCGGTACAGCAGTGGCTAATTCTTTGGCTGCTATTTTAGAAGGCGTTAAAATGGTACAGGGAACCATCAATGGTTATGGCGAACGTTGTGGTAATGCCGATTTATGTACCCTCATTCCAAACCTTCAGATCAAGCTAGGTTATGAATGTATTCAATCCCATCAATTAACCCAATTAACAGCGACCAGCCGCTTTGTTAGCGAAATTGTAAATCTGGCCCCTGATGATCATGCCCCTTTTATTGGTCGTTCGGTCTTTGCCCATAAGGGCGGCATTCATGTGTCAGCAGTGCAACGTAATCCCCTCACCTATGAACATATTCAACCAGAACAAATTGGCAATGAACGACGGATTGTGGTATCCGAGCAAGCGGGTTTAAGTAATATTTTATCGAAGGCTAAACTTTATAATATTCATCTTGAAAAAGAAGATCCTGCCTGTCGTCAAATTCTAGAAAAATTGAAAAAATTAGAGCAGGAAGGTTATCAATTTGAGGCCGCAGAAGCTAGTTTTGAATTGTTGATGCGTGAGGCCATGGGAGAACGACAAGCCATGTTTAAAATTAAAGGTTTTCAGGTGCATTGTGATATGTTACAAAATGGAGGGATGCCCTACAGTAATGCTTTAGCTACGATTAAATTAACGGTAAACGATCACGAAATCTTAGAAGCCGCCGAGGGAAATGGCCCGGTATCGGCTTTAGATTCAGCATTACGGAAAGCTCTGGTAAAATTTTATCCCCAAATTGCCGATTTTCATTTAACTGACTATAAGGTAAGAATTCTCGATAGTGGTTCAGGGACATCGGCCAAAACCCGTGTTTTAGTGGAATCTAGTAATGGTAAAGAACGCTGGACAACAGTGGGAGTTTCGGGCAATATTTTAGAAGCTTCTTATCAAGCCGTTGTCGAGGGAATTGAGTATGGCTTGCGCCTTTTGACCTGTTCAATTTGTGTGTGA